One region of Permianibacter fluminis genomic DNA includes:
- the gmk gene encoding guanylate kinase, whose amino-acid sequence MTKSAPGKLFIISAASGTGKTTLVTALVKDMPGVIHSISTTTRAKRDGEVHGVHYNFVSVDEFKAMVARHAFYEHAEVHGNFYGTSREWVEARLAEGQDVILEIDWQGAAQMRKLMPACVTVFILPPSIAALESRLRGRGKDSEEVIQRRLAAAKGEIAHAPEYDYLIINDDLNQALTELKAVFLAERCQTAVQQQRHAQQMKALLS is encoded by the coding sequence ATGACCAAATCCGCACCCGGCAAACTCTTCATCATCTCCGCCGCCTCCGGCACCGGCAAAACCACGCTGGTGACGGCGCTGGTCAAAGACATGCCCGGCGTGATCCACTCCATTTCCACCACCACGCGTGCCAAGCGTGATGGCGAAGTGCATGGCGTGCATTACAACTTTGTCAGCGTAGACGAATTCAAGGCCATGGTTGCGCGCCATGCGTTTTACGAGCACGCCGAGGTCCATGGTAATTTTTACGGCACCTCGCGCGAATGGGTCGAGGCCCGACTTGCCGAAGGCCAGGATGTGATTCTGGAAATCGACTGGCAGGGCGCAGCGCAGATGCGCAAGCTGATGCCGGCCTGCGTCACCGTTTTCATTCTGCCGCCGTCGATTGCGGCGCTGGAATCCCGGCTGCGTGGTCGGGGCAAGGACAGTGAAGAGGTGATTCAACGCCGGCTCGCGGCCGCCAAAGGCGAGATCGCCCACGCGCCGGAATACGATTACCTGATTATCAATGACGACCTGAATCAGGCCCTGACCGAATTGAAGGCGGTATTTCTGGCCGAACGCTGCCAGACTGCGGTGCAGCAACAACGGCATGCACAGCAGATGAAAGCGCTGCTTTCCTGA
- a CDS encoding LysR family transcriptional regulator — translation MDEADLQLFLRIATLGSLSAAAREANLSPAVVSHRLGQLEQKLGVRLFHRSTRSLSLSEDGRLFLSHAEALVEAMTNARASFSAPGQLVQGVLRVTTSASFGRQHLTPLLAKFLALHPQLKIDLHLSDQVVDLIQEGFDVGIRMAEQIDPGLVARKLAISDRLPVAAPAYLARHGTPLQPADLAQHECLILNEQRQWKFVTGNGSELAVQVQGRLRCNHGESLREAALAGLGICIQSIWNIHRELASGALVPVLIDYPLANKSHIWAVYPSGRLLAPKVRAFIDFLLAEWKDVPWALVNSSAA, via the coding sequence ATGGACGAAGCCGATCTGCAGCTGTTCCTGCGCATCGCTACCCTGGGCAGCCTCAGCGCCGCCGCCCGCGAAGCCAACCTGTCACCGGCCGTGGTCAGTCATCGGCTCGGCCAGCTGGAACAGAAACTCGGCGTGCGGCTGTTTCACCGCAGCACCCGCAGTCTGAGTCTCAGCGAAGACGGCCGGCTGTTTCTGAGCCACGCCGAAGCGCTGGTAGAAGCCATGACCAACGCCCGCGCCAGCTTCAGCGCGCCGGGCCAGCTGGTGCAAGGCGTGTTGCGCGTCACCACCTCGGCCTCGTTCGGCCGGCAACACCTGACCCCACTGCTGGCGAAATTTCTGGCGCTGCATCCGCAACTGAAAATCGATTTACATCTGTCCGATCAGGTGGTCGATTTGATCCAGGAAGGGTTCGACGTCGGCATCCGCATGGCCGAGCAAATTGATCCGGGTCTGGTTGCGCGCAAACTGGCGATCAGTGATCGATTGCCGGTGGCCGCACCGGCCTATCTCGCCCGTCATGGCACTCCGCTGCAGCCGGCGGATCTGGCGCAGCACGAATGCCTGATCCTGAACGAGCAACGGCAATGGAAATTTGTCACCGGCAACGGTTCTGAACTTGCCGTGCAGGTGCAGGGCCGGCTGCGCTGCAACCACGGCGAAAGCCTGCGCGAGGCCGCACTCGCCGGACTCGGCATCTGCATACAATCGATCTGGAACATCCACCGCGAGCTCGCCAGCGGTGCACTGGTGCCGGTGCTGATCGATTATCCGCTCGCCAACAAATCCCATATCTGGGCGGTGTATCCGAGCGGCCGTTTGCTGGCGCCGAAGGTAAGAGCGTTTATTGATTTTCTGCTGGCGGAGTGGAAAGACGTGCCGTGGGCGCTGGTGAATTCATCGGCTGCGTAG
- a CDS encoding zinc-dependent alcohol dehydrogenase family protein produces the protein MTKPSLTTTHLPSTMQAQLIRAFGEPEVFQLETVTRPEAGPGQVLVRQRATSVNPVDYKIRRHGPALGPVLPAVLGADVAGEVVAVGAGVTAFKVGDEVYGSAGGVRGLPGAYAEYVNADARLLAAKPKTLSWRETAALPLVSITAWEGLVDRARIQPGEKVLVLGGAGGVGHIAVQIAKARGAHVTATVSSATKAALVRELGADAVVNYREETVADYVQRLTDGAGFDVVFDAVGGDNLNTALQAARLNGQVVTIVASQQYDLTPMHLKGLSLHVVFMLIPMLHDPKHRLDRAHHGQILREVAKLADAGQLRPVLDSAAFALADMAAAHRRLESGAAVGKVVVEIG, from the coding sequence ATGACCAAGCCAAGCCTGACCACCACCCACCTGCCGAGCACCATGCAGGCCCAGCTCATCCGCGCCTTCGGTGAACCCGAGGTGTTCCAGCTGGAGACCGTGACCCGGCCGGAAGCCGGTCCGGGCCAAGTGCTGGTGCGCCAGCGCGCGACCAGCGTCAATCCGGTGGATTACAAGATTCGCCGTCATGGCCCGGCGCTGGGTCCGGTCTTGCCGGCCGTGCTGGGGGCGGATGTCGCCGGCGAGGTGGTTGCGGTTGGTGCCGGCGTCACGGCGTTCAAGGTCGGTGACGAGGTCTATGGCAGCGCCGGCGGCGTTCGCGGCCTGCCGGGCGCCTATGCCGAGTATGTCAATGCCGACGCCCGACTGCTGGCGGCCAAGCCGAAAACCCTGAGCTGGCGCGAAACGGCGGCGCTGCCGCTGGTCAGCATCACGGCCTGGGAAGGGCTGGTCGACCGGGCTCGCATCCAACCGGGCGAGAAGGTGCTGGTGCTCGGTGGCGCAGGCGGCGTTGGTCATATCGCGGTCCAGATTGCCAAGGCGCGTGGCGCCCATGTCACGGCGACCGTGTCGTCCGCTACTAAGGCGGCGCTGGTGCGCGAGCTGGGGGCCGATGCGGTGGTCAATTACCGGGAAGAAACGGTGGCCGATTACGTCCAGCGGCTGACCGACGGTGCCGGTTTTGACGTGGTGTTCGACGCGGTCGGCGGCGACAACCTGAACACGGCGTTGCAAGCGGCGCGGCTCAATGGCCAGGTGGTCACCATCGTCGCCAGCCAGCAATATGACCTGACCCCGATGCACCTCAAGGGCCTGAGCCTGCATGTGGTGTTCATGCTGATCCCGATGCTGCATGACCCGAAACATAGGCTGGACCGGGCGCATCACGGCCAGATACTGCGCGAAGTCGCTAAACTGGCCGACGCCGGCCAACTGCGGCCGGTGCTGGATTCGGCGGCCTTCGCGCTGGCCGACATGGCGGCTGCCCATCGCCGGCTGGAGAGCGGGGCAGCAGTCGGCAAGGTGGTGGTCGAGATCGGCTGA
- the rpoZ gene encoding DNA-directed RNA polymerase subunit omega: MARVTVQDAVEKVGNRFDLVLVSAKRARQLATGGKDPKVEWDNDKPTVVALRELEAGLIDAEYVEQEELRVVQQIAAPVVEETPDFSLE; encoded by the coding sequence ATGGCACGTGTCACCGTCCAGGATGCAGTCGAGAAAGTCGGCAACCGTTTTGATTTGGTGCTGGTCTCGGCCAAGCGCGCGCGTCAGCTCGCCACCGGCGGCAAGGATCCGAAAGTCGAGTGGGATAACGACAAGCCGACCGTGGTCGCGCTGCGCGAACTCGAAGCCGGCCTCATCGACGCCGAATACGTCGAGCAGGAAGAGCTGCGCGTGGTTCAGCAAATTGCTGCACCGGTGGTAGAAGAGACCCCGGATTTCAGCCTCGAATAA
- the spoT gene encoding bifunctional GTP diphosphokinase/guanosine-3',5'-bis pyrophosphate 3'-pyrophosphohydrolase yields MQLFEGLRQQIAAYLEPEQVELISKAFVLARDAHAGQQRTSGEPYITHPVAVAGILAGLRLDAQSLAAALMHDVIEDCGVTKEQLIEQFGPQVADLVEGVSKLTQIQFGSKAEQQAENFRKMMMAMTRDIRVILIKLADRLHNMQTLGALAPHKRRRIAQETLEIYAPIANRLGMYSIRQELEDLGFAALYPMRYQVLRNAVKRARGNRKEIVSGIAQAVEGKLQKAGINAKVVGREKSLFSIYNKMKTRVGSFAEVMDIYGFRIITDSEDSCYRVLGQIHNLYKPVPGRFKDYVAIPKTNGYQSLHTVLKGPHGLHVEVQIRTEQMDQMASNGVAAHWLYKTGSAPNPAETRAREWLRSVIEFQQRAGDSMEFVENVKIDLFPDEVYVFTPNGNILELPVGATPVDFAYAIHTDVGNACVAAKIDRQLAPLSTVLRNGQTVEIVTAPGARPNPTWLSFAATGKARANIRHFLKNQRRDESIAMGRRLLENALHEKSVDQFPEAERKRVAQETKHKSFDDLLADIGIGQIPAIAVAHRLDPERRVIKRIETGEEEPLAIRGTEGMLVNYARCCCPIPGDPIIGILSAGRGINVHMYSCPNTAEFTGKPGKTVPLQWEKDVKGEFAVELEVDVINQRGVLAQLTSTIADEEANIVNLEIDPRDGSYNTIVFMVQVRGRLHLANIMRRLRAMNEVNRIVRHHRAQNERTAKPSS; encoded by the coding sequence ATGCAACTTTTCGAGGGCTTGCGTCAGCAGATAGCTGCTTATCTTGAACCGGAACAGGTCGAGTTAATCAGCAAAGCCTTTGTGCTGGCCCGCGATGCCCATGCCGGTCAGCAACGCACCTCCGGCGAACCGTACATCACCCATCCGGTGGCGGTCGCCGGCATTCTCGCCGGTCTACGTCTGGATGCGCAGAGCCTCGCGGCCGCGCTGATGCATGACGTCATCGAAGACTGCGGCGTTACCAAAGAACAACTGATCGAACAGTTTGGCCCGCAAGTGGCCGATCTGGTCGAAGGCGTGTCCAAGCTCACCCAGATCCAGTTCGGCAGCAAGGCCGAGCAGCAAGCCGAAAACTTCCGCAAGATGATGATGGCGATGACGCGCGACATCCGCGTCATTCTGATCAAGCTCGCCGACCGTTTGCACAACATGCAGACGCTCGGCGCGCTGGCGCCGCACAAGCGCCGCCGCATCGCGCAAGAGACGCTGGAAATTTACGCGCCCATCGCCAACCGGCTCGGCATGTACAGCATTCGTCAGGAACTGGAAGATCTCGGTTTTGCCGCACTGTACCCGATGCGTTATCAAGTGCTGCGCAACGCGGTCAAGCGCGCACGCGGCAACCGCAAGGAAATCGTCAGCGGCATTGCCCAGGCAGTCGAAGGAAAACTGCAAAAAGCCGGCATCAACGCCAAAGTGGTGGGCCGGGAAAAATCGCTGTTTTCCATCTACAACAAAATGAAAACCCGGGTCGGCAGTTTTGCCGAAGTCATGGACATCTATGGCTTCCGCATCATCACCGACAGCGAAGACAGCTGCTATCGCGTGCTGGGCCAAATCCACAATCTGTACAAACCGGTGCCGGGACGGTTCAAGGATTACGTTGCGATTCCGAAAACCAACGGCTATCAGTCCCTGCACACGGTACTGAAAGGCCCGCATGGTTTGCACGTCGAAGTGCAGATCCGTACCGAGCAGATGGATCAAATGGCCAGCAATGGCGTGGCCGCACACTGGCTGTACAAAACCGGCAGCGCGCCCAACCCGGCAGAAACCCGTGCTCGTGAGTGGTTGCGCAGTGTGATCGAATTTCAGCAGCGTGCCGGCGACTCGATGGAGTTTGTCGAGAACGTCAAAATCGATCTGTTTCCGGACGAGGTGTATGTGTTCACCCCGAACGGCAATATTCTTGAACTGCCGGTGGGCGCGACCCCGGTTGATTTTGCTTACGCCATTCACACCGATGTTGGTAACGCCTGCGTGGCAGCAAAAATTGACCGGCAACTGGCGCCGCTTTCCACCGTGCTGCGCAACGGCCAGACGGTCGAGATTGTCACGGCGCCGGGGGCGCGGCCGAATCCGACCTGGCTCAGTTTTGCCGCCACCGGCAAAGCGCGGGCAAACATCCGCCACTTCCTGAAGAACCAGCGCCGCGACGAATCGATTGCCATGGGCCGGCGGCTGCTCGAGAACGCCCTGCACGAGAAAAGCGTCGATCAATTTCCGGAAGCCGAGCGCAAACGAGTCGCGCAGGAAACCAAGCACAAGAGCTTTGACGATCTGCTGGCCGATATCGGCATCGGTCAGATCCCGGCCATCGCCGTCGCGCACCGACTTGATCCGGAACGGCGCGTGATCAAGCGCATTGAAACCGGCGAAGAAGAGCCACTGGCTATTCGCGGTACCGAAGGCATGCTGGTCAATTACGCCCGTTGCTGTTGCCCGATTCCGGGCGATCCGATCATCGGTATTCTGAGCGCCGGCCGCGGTATCAATGTGCACATGTATTCCTGCCCGAACACCGCCGAGTTCACCGGCAAACCGGGCAAGACCGTGCCGCTGCAATGGGAAAAAGACGTCAAAGGCGAATTCGCGGTCGAACTGGAAGTGGATGTGATCAACCAGCGCGGCGTGCTGGCTCAGCTCACCTCAACCATCGCCGATGAAGAAGCCAACATCGTCAACCTCGAAATCGATCCGCGCGATGGCAGTTACAACACCATCGTGTTCATGGTCCAGGTGCGTGGCCGTCTGCATCTGGCCAACATCATGCGCCGGCTGCGGGCGATGAATGAAGTGAACCGGATCGTTCGGCATCATCGTGCCCAGAATGAGCGAACCGCAAAACCGAGCTCGTAA
- a CDS encoding RidA family protein encodes MSKTIISTEHAPKAIGTYSQAVKVGNTVYLSGQIPLDPATMQLVSGEIRDEIHRVFKNLKAVAQAAGGDMKDFVKVNVFLTDLSFFADVNAVMAEYFVEPYPARAAVGVKELPRGCRVEIEGVMVLS; translated from the coding sequence ATGTCGAAAACCATCATCAGCACCGAACATGCGCCGAAGGCGATTGGCACCTATTCGCAAGCCGTGAAAGTCGGTAACACCGTTTACCTATCCGGCCAAATCCCGCTCGACCCGGCAACGATGCAGCTGGTCAGCGGCGAAATCCGCGATGAAATCCATCGCGTGTTCAAGAACCTGAAAGCGGTAGCGCAGGCGGCCGGCGGCGACATGAAGGATTTCGTCAAAGTGAATGTTTTTTTGACCGATCTCAGTTTCTTCGCTGACGTTAACGCTGTGATGGCTGAGTATTTTGTCGAGCCGTATCCGGCCCGTGCCGCGGTTGGCGTGAAAGAACTGCCGCGCGGCTGCCGGGTTGAAATTGAAGGCGTGATGGTGCTGTCCTGA
- the trmH gene encoding tRNA (guanosine(18)-2'-O)-methyltransferase TrmH, translated as MTPERFQRVLAVLAKRQPDLTVLMDEVNKPHNLAAIVRTCDAIGVGQVHAVTPSKQVRFGNATTAGSTRWVDCTRHADVKLAAEQLKAQGYQLLCTQLSARSVDFRAVDYTKPTCIIVGAEKFGVSEAAAAVADQHIIIPMDGMVQSLNVSVATAIVLYEAERQRRDAGFYRQRRLTDADYQRLLVEWLHPRVAQFCRNHQQPYPGINPETGDLLSHPGEAEVELSPEDGEY; from the coding sequence ATGACGCCCGAACGTTTCCAGCGCGTGCTCGCGGTGTTGGCCAAGCGCCAACCCGATCTGACCGTGCTGATGGATGAAGTCAACAAGCCGCATAACCTGGCCGCGATTGTCCGCACCTGCGATGCCATCGGCGTGGGTCAGGTTCATGCCGTCACACCATCAAAGCAGGTGCGCTTTGGCAATGCCACCACGGCAGGCTCAACCCGTTGGGTGGATTGCACCCGACACGCCGATGTCAAGCTTGCTGCAGAGCAATTGAAAGCGCAGGGCTATCAATTGCTCTGCACACAGCTGAGCGCGCGCTCAGTGGATTTTCGCGCGGTGGATTACACCAAACCGACCTGCATCATTGTCGGTGCGGAGAAATTTGGTGTGTCGGAAGCCGCTGCTGCCGTCGCCGATCAGCACATCATCATTCCAATGGACGGCATGGTGCAGTCGCTGAATGTCTCGGTCGCGACCGCGATAGTGTTGTACGAAGCCGAGCGGCAGCGCCGCGATGCCGGATTCTATCGCCAGCGACGGCTGACCGACGCCGACTACCAGCGCCTGCTGGTGGAATGGCTGCATCCCCGCGTCGCACAATTTTGCCGCAACCACCAACAACCCTATCCCGGCATCAACCCGGAAACCGGTGATCTGCTCAGCCACCCCGGCGAAGCCGAAGTGGAGTTGTCGCCGGAGGATGGGGAGTACTGA
- a CDS encoding REP-associated tyrosine transposase, with product MERPHSRSLRIGRYSAHRGFYLLTACTYQRQPHFLTLNIARALVLEMLACDRDGLTCTYCYVVMPDHLHWLVELKSISLSLLMRRVKARASLKVAKLHGVKPLWQGGFHDRAIRQEADLQALARYVVANPLRRGLVTNVAEYPHWDAVWLG from the coding sequence ATGGAACGTCCACATTCTCGTTCGCTGCGTATTGGCCGATATTCGGCTCATCGTGGTTTCTATCTACTGACGGCGTGCACTTATCAGCGCCAGCCACATTTTTTGACACTCAACATCGCGCGAGCGCTTGTTTTGGAAATGCTTGCTTGCGACCGCGATGGCCTGACATGCACTTATTGTTATGTTGTGATGCCGGATCATTTGCATTGGTTGGTGGAGCTTAAAAGCATCAGCTTGTCGTTGCTCATGCGCCGAGTGAAGGCCAGAGCTTCACTGAAGGTAGCTAAGTTGCATGGTGTGAAGCCGCTCTGGCAAGGCGGGTTTCATGATCGAGCGATTCGGCAGGAAGCGGATCTGCAAGCCTTGGCTCGCTACGTGGTAGCCAATCCGCTCCGGAGGGGGTTGGTGACAAATGTGGCCGAGTACCCGCACTGGGATGCTGTCTGGCTCGGGTAA
- a CDS encoding PEP-CTERM sorting domain-containing protein (PEP-CTERM proteins occur, often in large numbers, in the proteomes of bacteria that also encode an exosortase, a predicted intramembrane cysteine proteinase. The presence of a PEP-CTERM domain at a protein's C-terminus predicts cleavage within the sorting domain, followed by covalent anchoring to some some component of the (usually Gram-negative) cell surface. Many PEP-CTERM proteins exhibit an unusual sequence composition that includes large numbers of potential glycosylation sites. Expression of one such protein has been shown restore the ability of a bacterium to form floc, a type of biofilm.), producing MAQRRIGVAVATIAAALFGQLAQADLVTIHNGTIAMTTARSCSSVDDASTLDRCYENDAMTFAHTMREFNQVYNPGSSYASASATNALSIAGSNVTSAWVSAPSDATYLPNLHQQAYSGTEYARAGAHVALLQGYEWDGTGSADRSLDINFNYTGSDVTLYDDVVAADAANNRIDASFSQVSVWVFSLLGTDILIEDDFANDPALGACYFDLGLADCLATVRPDFQLLASTVLTADASGSDLSASLNFALDPTRTTFVWMQSMAWGRFGSFFDGSHTFTAHFDSIEGMNLLSDGANAVPEPWSLSLFSAGLLLMWTRRQRK from the coding sequence ATGGCTCAACGCAGGATTGGTGTTGCCGTCGCGACCATCGCGGCCGCGCTGTTCGGGCAATTGGCGCAAGCGGATCTGGTGACCATTCATAACGGCACCATTGCCATGACCACCGCGCGCAGTTGCAGCAGCGTTGACGATGCCAGCACGCTGGACCGCTGCTATGAAAATGACGCGATGACGTTCGCGCACACCATGCGCGAGTTCAATCAGGTCTATAACCCGGGCTCCAGCTATGCCTCGGCGTCGGCTACCAATGCGCTGTCGATTGCCGGCAGCAATGTCACCAGCGCTTGGGTATCGGCGCCGTCGGATGCTACTTATCTGCCGAACCTGCATCAGCAGGCTTATTCCGGCACCGAATACGCCCGCGCCGGTGCGCACGTGGCGCTGCTGCAAGGTTACGAATGGGATGGCACCGGCAGCGCTGATCGCTCACTGGATATCAATTTCAATTACACCGGCAGCGACGTCACGCTGTATGACGATGTGGTCGCGGCCGATGCGGCCAATAACCGCATCGATGCATCGTTCTCGCAAGTCAGCGTCTGGGTGTTCTCTCTGCTCGGTACCGACATCCTGATCGAAGACGATTTCGCCAACGATCCGGCACTCGGCGCCTGCTATTTTGATTTGGGTCTGGCTGACTGCCTTGCCACGGTCCGACCGGACTTCCAGTTGCTCGCCTCAACCGTGCTGACCGCCGACGCCTCGGGCAGCGATCTGAGCGCCAGCCTGAACTTCGCGCTGGATCCTACGCGCACGACCTTCGTCTGGATGCAGTCGATGGCCTGGGGCCGGTTCGGCAGCTTCTTCGATGGCTCGCACACCTTCACCGCCCACTTCGACAGCATCGAAGGCATGAACCTACTCTCGGACGGCGCCAACGCCGTTCCGGAACCGTGGTCACTGTCATTGTTCAGCGCCGGCTTGCTGCTGATGTGGACGCGGCGCCAACGCAAGTGA
- a CDS encoding NOL1/NOP2/sun family putative RNA methylase, whose product MALADFEHYLRQHLSATEIDALMACNRTPLRPCLRTNPLRAGAELPSFFDECLQRNNSVPWWPQAFWYQAKYPENEFALGNSIEHLSGQFYIQEASSMLPVAALLKFLDTDTATVLDMCAAPGSKTTQLAAALNNRGTIIANELSASRLKTLSASLLRCGVSNTALCHLDARRFGELAPETFDAILLDAPCTGEGTVRKDPGALNNWNLGTIETTAALQRELIASAFHALKPGGVLVYSTCTINRIENHDVCRWLLQTFAGMAETLPLDSLFPGAERAATPEGWLWLLPQIFDSEGFFVAAFRKTGSTETAPGHPRKAADFAYAPLSRRLSTELLQHWRDGLGVDATALALRLYVRDETVYLLIEQAEHWHQRLQINRFGLPVAELHKNGMRSLHSAAIVLAPAQDQDVIAVSREAARHFLMGRDIDVTAGGTGERRIQFDGVVLGLGKLRDGRLKNGYPRDFVNDRAR is encoded by the coding sequence ATGGCTCTCGCTGATTTTGAACACTACCTGCGTCAACACCTGAGCGCGACCGAGATCGACGCGTTGATGGCGTGCAACCGCACGCCACTACGCCCCTGCTTGCGGACGAACCCACTGCGAGCGGGAGCAGAACTGCCCAGTTTCTTTGACGAGTGCCTGCAGCGCAACAACAGTGTCCCGTGGTGGCCGCAGGCATTCTGGTATCAGGCAAAGTACCCGGAAAATGAGTTTGCCCTTGGCAACAGCATCGAACATCTGAGCGGTCAGTTTTATATTCAGGAAGCCAGCTCGATGTTGCCAGTCGCGGCGCTGCTGAAGTTTCTCGATACCGACACAGCCACAGTGCTCGACATGTGCGCCGCACCGGGTTCAAAGACCACCCAGCTCGCGGCCGCGCTGAACAACCGCGGCACCATCATCGCCAACGAGCTTTCAGCAAGCCGCTTGAAGACCTTGTCAGCCTCGCTGCTCCGTTGCGGTGTCAGCAACACGGCGCTCTGTCATCTTGATGCCCGCCGCTTTGGCGAGCTGGCGCCGGAAACCTTTGACGCGATTCTGCTCGACGCACCGTGCACCGGTGAAGGTACGGTGCGCAAAGACCCCGGCGCACTTAATAACTGGAATCTCGGCACGATTGAAACCACCGCCGCGCTGCAACGTGAGTTGATCGCCTCGGCCTTCCATGCGCTGAAACCAGGCGGCGTGCTGGTGTACTCCACTTGCACCATCAACCGCATCGAAAACCACGACGTCTGTCGCTGGCTATTGCAAACCTTCGCCGGCATGGCCGAAACCCTGCCGCTTGATTCACTGTTCCCCGGTGCTGAGCGAGCCGCAACACCGGAAGGCTGGTTGTGGCTGTTGCCACAAATTTTCGACAGCGAAGGTTTTTTTGTCGCCGCGTTTCGCAAGACCGGAAGTACCGAGACAGCGCCTGGCCATCCACGCAAAGCCGCCGATTTCGCCTATGCGCCGCTGTCTCGCCGGCTCAGTACCGAGTTGTTGCAACATTGGCGGGACGGTCTCGGCGTCGACGCCACCGCGTTGGCCCTGCGGCTGTATGTACGCGATGAAACCGTGTATTTGTTAATTGAACAGGCGGAGCACTGGCATCAGCGTTTGCAAATCAATCGCTTTGGCTTGCCAGTAGCGGAATTGCACAAAAACGGCATGCGCAGCCTGCACAGTGCCGCCATCGTGCTTGCACCCGCCCAAGACCAGGACGTAATTGCCGTTAGCCGCGAAGCGGCGCGGCACTTCCTGATGGGCCGCGACATCGACGTGACTGCTGGAGGTACCGGCGAGCGTCGTATCCAATTTGATGGTGTGGTGCTGGGGCTCGGCAAATTGCGTGACGGCAGACTGAAGAACGGCTATCCGCGCGACTTCGTCAACGACCGGGCCCGTTAA